In Tripterygium wilfordii isolate XIE 37 chromosome 17, ASM1340144v1, whole genome shotgun sequence, the genomic window tgaaaattttttctttgagtgacctaTTGGCAAACTAatctatctttcagtgacctatttgCACTTAACCCGTTTTGTGAAGATATCAAATAATCTCCACACCAGTGTAATATAACATTACCATCCGTCTTCTCAAAAATCGGTGTAGACAGTGGAAAATAAATGCCATGTCCATTTTTCATGATAAGGAAGTCGGTGGAAAATAAATGACGTCTAAATTTCATGACAAGGACTAAAATAAGAGAAGGACATAACCATTCCTTATTGAACTTGATATATGAATGGATTACATAGCCTTCCTCCTTTATTTTTGCAAGcataagaatttaaaaattgcATAGAATTGGATAGTGTTTCTTATTGTGTGATGTATATCCCAGGAAGTAGCACATGACCCTAGTTGCGCATTGATTCTCctcatttttttattggaaatGATACTAAATTCCAGTTGAGAATCTGATGACGCTCAGTGAGAAACCCTGTTGATGCTGTGAATCCCACATAGATGAAGCTTGGCAGTGTATTTGGGATGTCAATAGGCACCTCAAGAAAAGTCTCACCTATTGGATCAGATGCATATCCAATGTGCACTCTAATTGACTTTGTCCTCCCATCCAATACTATTAGAACCTTGATGTCTCTTCCACTTGTCAGGTCAATTCCGGTATAATTGAGACTCCTAGCTTGAATTGGATGTATTACACTTTTTGTGACAATCGCAATGTGATTTGCATCCAAATCTCCTGTATTCTTGTATGTGTCAAACTCCACAGCTAATTGACCACCAGCATGACCTGCATTTACCTCCAAATGTATTGGTTTAGTTGAATATATAATGTATGTTTCGATGTTACATCATATAATAAAGATAGGAACCACAGCTTCACATTATATTACCGTCTTGTGCTGGGTCCATTATTCCCAGATAGGAACCACAGCTGTCAGATGGCGAGGGACTACTGCCTGGTGCGATAATAAATGTTAGTCCGTCTGCAGATTCAGTTGAATAAGGGGAGGTAAGAATCCTGAACGTGAATTTAGTAAGGATCACTATTGGCCACGCAAGCAAAGGGTATCTGTATAGAACCCTGCCAACTTGATTTAGTGGTAAGGTTAGATAACCTGGCTGTGGCTCTGGAGTTAGGCTTAAGTAGCCGTCGTGACTGGTAACTGAACCCGTGCAAGTTAAGTTACCATCACTGCAACTTGCTGGGGTGAATGAAGCAAAACTGAAACCAGTGGTGATTTGAGGGACTGGAAATGGAGCTGGGGTGAATGAAGAAGCTTGgttaagaaaagcaaagagaaacagaaacagaaacatgGTTGGTTGGGTATATTTATGTGTGAGACTACTTCGCTTATAACTCATAGCAAGCAATCAGACTTACTCCACTATGTATAGTGGGGTTTGATGATAGTAGTCGATGAAATTTATGCTAGCTGCATTGTTTAAGGAAGATTAAGTTaccttcaacaagaaaaagttgGCTCTGTAGTTAGCGTAGcttacaatatttttgtttgtatttcctATCTGGATCCAAAGATTATATTGTTGGGTTATATTAATATCTCGAAGGCAACATTGTATTTgcagattgatgtttggaagaCTCACAAAGATATAAAGACAGAAGGTACAATCCATCTAGTTCTGGTAAGATACTTTGTCATCAACTGCTTGAAGTCTGTATGCCAAAATAGCATGGATCTTGCATGTTGTTTACTATATATATCTGCCAAACATGTAAGTCCATACACCAACAAAGGCATAGTTTCACATTGTTTCCAAGAAACTATGCTGAAATGGAAGATATTTTTATCCTTGAAGCCACAATAGTTTCTTGATTATCATAGTTCTAGAAAGTTGGCTACTATAGATGCTGCCGGATCTTTGACTAGTTCGTAGGTGTGTGTCGatgatttttgttcttttttcttattcaCTTTTACCGGGTTTGGGGCGTGACAAACTCTATTATGATTGTCAACTTCCACAGTTTTTGAGTCTATACTTTCATATGAAGGATGTGTGTCCTCTCACATATGTTCTGGGTTTGGAAGTAGTGCTTCAAATATCGATTGGTATGTGGTATATCCGGTTCAACCGGTCGATCGACTCaaagataatataaatatattgcacaagaccaaaataacaaaaatcatgttTCTTTAGTGGTTAAGTCTTAGTATTTTTACGCCCATGTTTAATTCTCACTAATagtatttttaacatatttttcaaccc contains:
- the LOC119981909 gene encoding anti-H(O) lectin 1-like, whose protein sequence is MFLFLFLFAFLNQASSFTPAPFPVPQITTGFSFASFTPASCSDGNLTCTGSVTSHDGYLSLTPEPQPGYLTLPLNQVGRVLYRYPLLAWPIVILTKFTFRILTSPYSTESADGLTFIIAPGSSPSPSDSCGSYLGIMDPAQDGHAGGQLAVEFDTYKNTGDLDANHIAIVTKSVIHPIQARSLNYTGIDLTSGRDIKVLIVLDGRTKSIRVHIGYASDPIGETFLEVPIDIPNTLPSFIYVGFTASTGFLTERHQILNWNLVSFPIKK